In Triticum aestivum cultivar Chinese Spring chromosome 5B, IWGSC CS RefSeq v2.1, whole genome shotgun sequence, the following proteins share a genomic window:
- the LOC123114020 gene encoding putative B3 domain-containing protein Os04g0346900 isoform X3, whose protein sequence is MGLSSNCAKTIKVQQCVKLSDSNYLHINDELAGCFGTEDHGDGRTALVLSPFGKNVWPVKVDRDAKGAFLGDGWPQFVAAHGIGVGWYLVIRHEGCGVLTLKAFNSSFVIKEFGLTITVLSPAEIENAFARKPQFIVPLQRSFMEKMPIPPEFLQRGYISEEDLNRPRPIATFLTSWHIELKKDGPNVFFTGSEWPKFLAYFEIAETDVLLIKYQGCMNFSFETFPNGNNEHTEEKISSSQQSEQSPAAQCQEEEHVSTRRRTQSSGITQSQEEEHVSTRTRKQSNGKTPGAQSQEEEPVSTQKRKQSNGKTPGAQSQEEEHVCSRKRKQSEVKSMLDGPTTSQHRKKALCELGSTGSQAWLRKEINGLALKRYLHFPARFGFLERCKITLKSVERNKSWEVEGVNYHPGTNRSYNCLTRGWKAFCKENELKAGDVCTFKVIKSTLWHVVIDRC, encoded by the exons ATGGGATTGTCAAGTAACTGTGCTAAGACAATCAAGGTCCAGCAGTGTGTGAAATTGTCTGATTCCAACTATCTT CACATCAACGATGAGCTCGCTGGGTGCTTTGGTACCGAAGATCATGGTGATGGGCGGACGGCCCTCGTTCTCAGCCCGTTCGGCAAGAATGTCTGGCCTGTCAAGGTCGACCGAGACGCCAAAGGGGCATTCCTGGGTGATGGGTGGCCACAGTTTGTTGCCGCGCACGGTATTGGCGTTGGCTGGTACTTGGTGATCCGGCATGAAGGGTGCGGCGTGCTCACTCTAAAGGCGTTCAACTCCAGCTTTGTCATTAAAGAGTTCGGCCTAACAATCACTG TTTTGAGCCCAGCCGAGATTGAGAACGCCTTTGCTCGTAAGCCACAGTTCATCGTGCCACTTCAGAGAAGTTTCATGGAAAAGATG CCTATTCCTCCCGAGTTTCTGCAACGAGGATACATCTCGGAAGAAGACCTGAACAGACCGAGACCGATAGCCACTTTTTTAACATCCTGGCATATCGAGCTCAAGAAGGATGGCCCGAATGTCTTCTTCACTGGTTCCGAATGGCCAAAGTTTCTGGCCTACTTTGAAATTGCTGAAACCGATGTCCTGCTGATCAAGTATCAGGGGTGCATGAACTTCTCATTCGAGACCTTCCCAAATGGGAATAATGAGCACACCGAGGAAAAAATAAGCTCGTCTCAGCAAAGCGAGCAAT CACCTGCAGCACAATGCCAAGAGGAAGAACATGTTTCCACTCGGAGAAGGACACAAAGCAGTGGCATAA CACAAAGCCAAGAGGAAGAACATGTTTCCACTCGGACAAGGAAACAAAGCAATGGCAAAA CACCTGGAGCACAAAGCCAAGAAGAAGAACCTGTGTCCACTCAGAAAAGGAAACAAAGCAATGGCAAAA CACCTGGAGCACAAAGCCAAGAGGAAGAACATGTTTGCAGCCGGAAAAGGAAACAAAGCGAAGTCAAAAGCATGCTAGACGGACCCACAACTTCACAACACCGAAAGAAGGCTCTCTGTGAGCTTGGGTCGACGGGATCACAGGCTTGGTTAAGGAAGGAGATCAACGGACTCGCGCTTAAAAGATATCTT CATTTTCCAGCACGCTTCGGATTCCTGGAGCGTTgcaagatcacgctcaagtccgTGGAGAGGAACAAGTCTTGGGAGGTGGAAGGTGTCAACTACCATCCAGGCACCAACAGGTCTTATAATTGTCTTACGAGAGGCTGGAAGGCCTTCTGTAAGGAGAACGAGCTCAAGGCAGGAGACGTCTGCACCTTCAAAGTCATCAAGAGCACGCTGTGGCATGTTGTCATCGACCGCTGCTAG
- the LOC123114020 gene encoding putative B3 domain-containing protein Os04g0346900 isoform X4, with the protein MGLSSNCAKTIKVQQCVKLSDSNYLHINDELAGCFGTEDHGDGRTALVLSPFGKNVWPVKVDRDAKGAFLGDGWPQFVAAHGIGVGWYLVIRHEGCGVLTLKAFNSSFVIKEFGLTITVLSPAEIENAFARKPQFIVPLQRSFMEKMPIPPEFLQRGYISEEDLNRPRPIATFLTSWHIELKKDGPNVFFTGSEWPKFLAYFEIAETDVLLIKYQGCMNFSFETFPNGNNEHTEEKISSSQQSEQSQCQEEEHVSTRRRTQSSGITQSQEEEHVSTRTRKQSNGKTPGAQSQEEEPVSTQKRKQSNGKTPGAQSQEEEHVCSRKRKQSEVKSMLDGPTTSQHRKKALCELGSTGSQAWLRKEINGLALKRYLHFPARFGFLERCKITLKSVERNKSWEVEGVNYHPGTNRSYNCLTRGWKAFCKENELKAGDVCTFKVIKSTLWHVVIDRC; encoded by the exons ATGGGATTGTCAAGTAACTGTGCTAAGACAATCAAGGTCCAGCAGTGTGTGAAATTGTCTGATTCCAACTATCTT CACATCAACGATGAGCTCGCTGGGTGCTTTGGTACCGAAGATCATGGTGATGGGCGGACGGCCCTCGTTCTCAGCCCGTTCGGCAAGAATGTCTGGCCTGTCAAGGTCGACCGAGACGCCAAAGGGGCATTCCTGGGTGATGGGTGGCCACAGTTTGTTGCCGCGCACGGTATTGGCGTTGGCTGGTACTTGGTGATCCGGCATGAAGGGTGCGGCGTGCTCACTCTAAAGGCGTTCAACTCCAGCTTTGTCATTAAAGAGTTCGGCCTAACAATCACTG TTTTGAGCCCAGCCGAGATTGAGAACGCCTTTGCTCGTAAGCCACAGTTCATCGTGCCACTTCAGAGAAGTTTCATGGAAAAGATG CCTATTCCTCCCGAGTTTCTGCAACGAGGATACATCTCGGAAGAAGACCTGAACAGACCGAGACCGATAGCCACTTTTTTAACATCCTGGCATATCGAGCTCAAGAAGGATGGCCCGAATGTCTTCTTCACTGGTTCCGAATGGCCAAAGTTTCTGGCCTACTTTGAAATTGCTGAAACCGATGTCCTGCTGATCAAGTATCAGGGGTGCATGAACTTCTCATTCGAGACCTTCCCAAATGGGAATAATGAGCACACCGAGGAAAAAATAAGCTCGTCTCAGCAAAGCGAGCAAT CACAATGCCAAGAGGAAGAACATGTTTCCACTCGGAGAAGGACACAAAGCAGTGGCATAA CACAAAGCCAAGAGGAAGAACATGTTTCCACTCGGACAAGGAAACAAAGCAATGGCAAAA CACCTGGAGCACAAAGCCAAGAAGAAGAACCTGTGTCCACTCAGAAAAGGAAACAAAGCAATGGCAAAA CACCTGGAGCACAAAGCCAAGAGGAAGAACATGTTTGCAGCCGGAAAAGGAAACAAAGCGAAGTCAAAAGCATGCTAGACGGACCCACAACTTCACAACACCGAAAGAAGGCTCTCTGTGAGCTTGGGTCGACGGGATCACAGGCTTGGTTAAGGAAGGAGATCAACGGACTCGCGCTTAAAAGATATCTT CATTTTCCAGCACGCTTCGGATTCCTGGAGCGTTgcaagatcacgctcaagtccgTGGAGAGGAACAAGTCTTGGGAGGTGGAAGGTGTCAACTACCATCCAGGCACCAACAGGTCTTATAATTGTCTTACGAGAGGCTGGAAGGCCTTCTGTAAGGAGAACGAGCTCAAGGCAGGAGACGTCTGCACCTTCAAAGTCATCAAGAGCACGCTGTGGCATGTTGTCATCGACCGCTGCTAG
- the LOC123114020 gene encoding putative B3 domain-containing protein Os04g0346900 isoform X6 codes for MGLSSNCAKTIKVQQCVKLSDSNYLHINDELAGCFGTEDHGDGRTALVLSPFGKNVWPVKVDRDAKGAFLGDGWPQFVAAHGIGVGWYLVIRHEGCGVLTLKAFNSSFVIKEFGLTITVLSPAEIENAFARKPQFIVPLQRSFMEKMPIPPEFLQRGYISEEDLNRPRPIATFLTSWHIELKKDGPNVFFTGSEWPKFLAYFEIAETDVLLIKYQGCMNFSFETFPNGNNEHTEEKISSSQQSEQSQCQEEEHVSTRRRTQSSGITPGAQSQEEEHVSTRTRKQSNGKTPGAQSQEEEHVCSRKRKQSEVKSMLDGPTTSQHRKKALCELGSTGSQAWLRKEINGLALKRYLHFPARFGFLERCKITLKSVERNKSWEVEGVNYHPGTNRSYNCLTRGWKAFCKENELKAGDVCTFKVIKSTLWHVVIDRC; via the exons ATGGGATTGTCAAGTAACTGTGCTAAGACAATCAAGGTCCAGCAGTGTGTGAAATTGTCTGATTCCAACTATCTT CACATCAACGATGAGCTCGCTGGGTGCTTTGGTACCGAAGATCATGGTGATGGGCGGACGGCCCTCGTTCTCAGCCCGTTCGGCAAGAATGTCTGGCCTGTCAAGGTCGACCGAGACGCCAAAGGGGCATTCCTGGGTGATGGGTGGCCACAGTTTGTTGCCGCGCACGGTATTGGCGTTGGCTGGTACTTGGTGATCCGGCATGAAGGGTGCGGCGTGCTCACTCTAAAGGCGTTCAACTCCAGCTTTGTCATTAAAGAGTTCGGCCTAACAATCACTG TTTTGAGCCCAGCCGAGATTGAGAACGCCTTTGCTCGTAAGCCACAGTTCATCGTGCCACTTCAGAGAAGTTTCATGGAAAAGATG CCTATTCCTCCCGAGTTTCTGCAACGAGGATACATCTCGGAAGAAGACCTGAACAGACCGAGACCGATAGCCACTTTTTTAACATCCTGGCATATCGAGCTCAAGAAGGATGGCCCGAATGTCTTCTTCACTGGTTCCGAATGGCCAAAGTTTCTGGCCTACTTTGAAATTGCTGAAACCGATGTCCTGCTGATCAAGTATCAGGGGTGCATGAACTTCTCATTCGAGACCTTCCCAAATGGGAATAATGAGCACACCGAGGAAAAAATAAGCTCGTCTCAGCAAAGCGAGCAAT CACAATGCCAAGAGGAAGAACATGTTTCCACTCGGAGAAGGACACAAAGCAGTGGCATAA CACCTGGAGCACAAAGCCAAGAGGAAGAACATGTTTCCACTCGGACAAGGAAACAAAGCAATGGCAAAA CACCTGGAGCACAAAGCCAAGAGGAAGAACATGTTTGCAGCCGGAAAAGGAAACAAAGCGAAGTCAAAAGCATGCTAGACGGACCCACAACTTCACAACACCGAAAGAAGGCTCTCTGTGAGCTTGGGTCGACGGGATCACAGGCTTGGTTAAGGAAGGAGATCAACGGACTCGCGCTTAAAAGATATCTT CATTTTCCAGCACGCTTCGGATTCCTGGAGCGTTgcaagatcacgctcaagtccgTGGAGAGGAACAAGTCTTGGGAGGTGGAAGGTGTCAACTACCATCCAGGCACCAACAGGTCTTATAATTGTCTTACGAGAGGCTGGAAGGCCTTCTGTAAGGAGAACGAGCTCAAGGCAGGAGACGTCTGCACCTTCAAAGTCATCAAGAGCACGCTGTGGCATGTTGTCATCGACCGCTGCTAG
- the LOC123114020 gene encoding putative B3 domain-containing protein Os04g0346900 isoform X7 codes for MGLSSNCAKTIKVQQCVKLSDSNYLHINDELAGCFGTEDHGDGRTALVLSPFGKNVWPVKVDRDAKGAFLGDGWPQFVAAHGIGVGWYLVIRHEGCGVLTLKAFNSSFVIKEFGLTITVLSPAEIENAFARKPQFIVPLQRSFMEKMPIPPEFLQRGYISEEDLNRPRPIATFLTSWHIELKKDGPNVFFTGSEWPKFLAYFEIAETDVLLIKYQGCMNFSFETFPNGNNEHTEEKISSSQQSEQSPAAQCQEEEHVSTRRRTQSSGITQSQEEEHVSTRTRKQSNGKTPGAQSQEEEHVCSRKRKQSEVKSMLDGPTTSQHRKKALCELGSTGSQAWLRKEINGLALKRYLHFPARFGFLERCKITLKSVERNKSWEVEGVNYHPGTNRSYNCLTRGWKAFCKENELKAGDVCTFKVIKSTLWHVVIDRC; via the exons ATGGGATTGTCAAGTAACTGTGCTAAGACAATCAAGGTCCAGCAGTGTGTGAAATTGTCTGATTCCAACTATCTT CACATCAACGATGAGCTCGCTGGGTGCTTTGGTACCGAAGATCATGGTGATGGGCGGACGGCCCTCGTTCTCAGCCCGTTCGGCAAGAATGTCTGGCCTGTCAAGGTCGACCGAGACGCCAAAGGGGCATTCCTGGGTGATGGGTGGCCACAGTTTGTTGCCGCGCACGGTATTGGCGTTGGCTGGTACTTGGTGATCCGGCATGAAGGGTGCGGCGTGCTCACTCTAAAGGCGTTCAACTCCAGCTTTGTCATTAAAGAGTTCGGCCTAACAATCACTG TTTTGAGCCCAGCCGAGATTGAGAACGCCTTTGCTCGTAAGCCACAGTTCATCGTGCCACTTCAGAGAAGTTTCATGGAAAAGATG CCTATTCCTCCCGAGTTTCTGCAACGAGGATACATCTCGGAAGAAGACCTGAACAGACCGAGACCGATAGCCACTTTTTTAACATCCTGGCATATCGAGCTCAAGAAGGATGGCCCGAATGTCTTCTTCACTGGTTCCGAATGGCCAAAGTTTCTGGCCTACTTTGAAATTGCTGAAACCGATGTCCTGCTGATCAAGTATCAGGGGTGCATGAACTTCTCATTCGAGACCTTCCCAAATGGGAATAATGAGCACACCGAGGAAAAAATAAGCTCGTCTCAGCAAAGCGAGCAAT CACCTGCAGCACAATGCCAAGAGGAAGAACATGTTTCCACTCGGAGAAGGACACAAAGCAGTGGCATAA CACAAAGCCAAGAGGAAGAACATGTTTCCACTCGGACAAGGAAACAAAGCAATGGCAAAA CACCTGGAGCACAAAGCCAAGAGGAAGAACATGTTTGCAGCCGGAAAAGGAAACAAAGCGAAGTCAAAAGCATGCTAGACGGACCCACAACTTCACAACACCGAAAGAAGGCTCTCTGTGAGCTTGGGTCGACGGGATCACAGGCTTGGTTAAGGAAGGAGATCAACGGACTCGCGCTTAAAAGATATCTT CATTTTCCAGCACGCTTCGGATTCCTGGAGCGTTgcaagatcacgctcaagtccgTGGAGAGGAACAAGTCTTGGGAGGTGGAAGGTGTCAACTACCATCCAGGCACCAACAGGTCTTATAATTGTCTTACGAGAGGCTGGAAGGCCTTCTGTAAGGAGAACGAGCTCAAGGCAGGAGACGTCTGCACCTTCAAAGTCATCAAGAGCACGCTGTGGCATGTTGTCATCGACCGCTGCTAG
- the LOC123114020 gene encoding putative B3 domain-containing protein Os04g0346900 isoform X2, with protein MGLSSNCAKTIKVQQCVKLSDSNYLHINDELAGCFGTEDHGDGRTALVLSPFGKNVWPVKVDRDAKGAFLGDGWPQFVAAHGIGVGWYLVIRHEGCGVLTLKAFNSSFVIKEFGLTITVLSPAEIENAFARKPQFIVPLQRSFMEKMPIPPEFLQRGYISEEDLNRPRPIATFLTSWHIELKKDGPNVFFTGSEWPKFLAYFEIAETDVLLIKYQGCMNFSFETFPNGNNEHTEEKISSSQQSEQSQCQEEEHVSTRRRTQSSGITPGAQSQEEEHVSTRTRKQSNGKTPGAQSQEEEPVSTQKRKQSNGKTPGAQSQEEEHVCSRKRKQSEVKSMLDGPTTSQHRKKALCELGSTGSQAWLRKEINGLALKRYLHFPARFGFLERCKITLKSVERNKSWEVEGVNYHPGTNRSYNCLTRGWKAFCKENELKAGDVCTFKVIKSTLWHVVIDRC; from the exons ATGGGATTGTCAAGTAACTGTGCTAAGACAATCAAGGTCCAGCAGTGTGTGAAATTGTCTGATTCCAACTATCTT CACATCAACGATGAGCTCGCTGGGTGCTTTGGTACCGAAGATCATGGTGATGGGCGGACGGCCCTCGTTCTCAGCCCGTTCGGCAAGAATGTCTGGCCTGTCAAGGTCGACCGAGACGCCAAAGGGGCATTCCTGGGTGATGGGTGGCCACAGTTTGTTGCCGCGCACGGTATTGGCGTTGGCTGGTACTTGGTGATCCGGCATGAAGGGTGCGGCGTGCTCACTCTAAAGGCGTTCAACTCCAGCTTTGTCATTAAAGAGTTCGGCCTAACAATCACTG TTTTGAGCCCAGCCGAGATTGAGAACGCCTTTGCTCGTAAGCCACAGTTCATCGTGCCACTTCAGAGAAGTTTCATGGAAAAGATG CCTATTCCTCCCGAGTTTCTGCAACGAGGATACATCTCGGAAGAAGACCTGAACAGACCGAGACCGATAGCCACTTTTTTAACATCCTGGCATATCGAGCTCAAGAAGGATGGCCCGAATGTCTTCTTCACTGGTTCCGAATGGCCAAAGTTTCTGGCCTACTTTGAAATTGCTGAAACCGATGTCCTGCTGATCAAGTATCAGGGGTGCATGAACTTCTCATTCGAGACCTTCCCAAATGGGAATAATGAGCACACCGAGGAAAAAATAAGCTCGTCTCAGCAAAGCGAGCAAT CACAATGCCAAGAGGAAGAACATGTTTCCACTCGGAGAAGGACACAAAGCAGTGGCATAA CACCTGGAGCACAAAGCCAAGAGGAAGAACATGTTTCCACTCGGACAAGGAAACAAAGCAATGGCAAAA CACCTGGAGCACAAAGCCAAGAAGAAGAACCTGTGTCCACTCAGAAAAGGAAACAAAGCAATGGCAAAA CACCTGGAGCACAAAGCCAAGAGGAAGAACATGTTTGCAGCCGGAAAAGGAAACAAAGCGAAGTCAAAAGCATGCTAGACGGACCCACAACTTCACAACACCGAAAGAAGGCTCTCTGTGAGCTTGGGTCGACGGGATCACAGGCTTGGTTAAGGAAGGAGATCAACGGACTCGCGCTTAAAAGATATCTT CATTTTCCAGCACGCTTCGGATTCCTGGAGCGTTgcaagatcacgctcaagtccgTGGAGAGGAACAAGTCTTGGGAGGTGGAAGGTGTCAACTACCATCCAGGCACCAACAGGTCTTATAATTGTCTTACGAGAGGCTGGAAGGCCTTCTGTAAGGAGAACGAGCTCAAGGCAGGAGACGTCTGCACCTTCAAAGTCATCAAGAGCACGCTGTGGCATGTTGTCATCGACCGCTGCTAG
- the LOC123114020 gene encoding putative B3 domain-containing protein Os04g0346900 isoform X1, producing MGLSSNCAKTIKVQQCVKLSDSNYLHINDELAGCFGTEDHGDGRTALVLSPFGKNVWPVKVDRDAKGAFLGDGWPQFVAAHGIGVGWYLVIRHEGCGVLTLKAFNSSFVIKEFGLTITVLSPAEIENAFARKPQFIVPLQRSFMEKMPIPPEFLQRGYISEEDLNRPRPIATFLTSWHIELKKDGPNVFFTGSEWPKFLAYFEIAETDVLLIKYQGCMNFSFETFPNGNNEHTEEKISSSQQSEQSPAAQCQEEEHVSTRRRTQSSGITPGAQSQEEEHVSTRTRKQSNGKTPGAQSQEEEPVSTQKRKQSNGKTPGAQSQEEEHVCSRKRKQSEVKSMLDGPTTSQHRKKALCELGSTGSQAWLRKEINGLALKRYLHFPARFGFLERCKITLKSVERNKSWEVEGVNYHPGTNRSYNCLTRGWKAFCKENELKAGDVCTFKVIKSTLWHVVIDRC from the exons ATGGGATTGTCAAGTAACTGTGCTAAGACAATCAAGGTCCAGCAGTGTGTGAAATTGTCTGATTCCAACTATCTT CACATCAACGATGAGCTCGCTGGGTGCTTTGGTACCGAAGATCATGGTGATGGGCGGACGGCCCTCGTTCTCAGCCCGTTCGGCAAGAATGTCTGGCCTGTCAAGGTCGACCGAGACGCCAAAGGGGCATTCCTGGGTGATGGGTGGCCACAGTTTGTTGCCGCGCACGGTATTGGCGTTGGCTGGTACTTGGTGATCCGGCATGAAGGGTGCGGCGTGCTCACTCTAAAGGCGTTCAACTCCAGCTTTGTCATTAAAGAGTTCGGCCTAACAATCACTG TTTTGAGCCCAGCCGAGATTGAGAACGCCTTTGCTCGTAAGCCACAGTTCATCGTGCCACTTCAGAGAAGTTTCATGGAAAAGATG CCTATTCCTCCCGAGTTTCTGCAACGAGGATACATCTCGGAAGAAGACCTGAACAGACCGAGACCGATAGCCACTTTTTTAACATCCTGGCATATCGAGCTCAAGAAGGATGGCCCGAATGTCTTCTTCACTGGTTCCGAATGGCCAAAGTTTCTGGCCTACTTTGAAATTGCTGAAACCGATGTCCTGCTGATCAAGTATCAGGGGTGCATGAACTTCTCATTCGAGACCTTCCCAAATGGGAATAATGAGCACACCGAGGAAAAAATAAGCTCGTCTCAGCAAAGCGAGCAAT CACCTGCAGCACAATGCCAAGAGGAAGAACATGTTTCCACTCGGAGAAGGACACAAAGCAGTGGCATAA CACCTGGAGCACAAAGCCAAGAGGAAGAACATGTTTCCACTCGGACAAGGAAACAAAGCAATGGCAAAA CACCTGGAGCACAAAGCCAAGAAGAAGAACCTGTGTCCACTCAGAAAAGGAAACAAAGCAATGGCAAAA CACCTGGAGCACAAAGCCAAGAGGAAGAACATGTTTGCAGCCGGAAAAGGAAACAAAGCGAAGTCAAAAGCATGCTAGACGGACCCACAACTTCACAACACCGAAAGAAGGCTCTCTGTGAGCTTGGGTCGACGGGATCACAGGCTTGGTTAAGGAAGGAGATCAACGGACTCGCGCTTAAAAGATATCTT CATTTTCCAGCACGCTTCGGATTCCTGGAGCGTTgcaagatcacgctcaagtccgTGGAGAGGAACAAGTCTTGGGAGGTGGAAGGTGTCAACTACCATCCAGGCACCAACAGGTCTTATAATTGTCTTACGAGAGGCTGGAAGGCCTTCTGTAAGGAGAACGAGCTCAAGGCAGGAGACGTCTGCACCTTCAAAGTCATCAAGAGCACGCTGTGGCATGTTGTCATCGACCGCTGCTAG
- the LOC123114020 gene encoding putative B3 domain-containing protein Os04g0346900 isoform X5 encodes MGLSSNCAKTIKVQQCVKLSDSNYLHINDELAGCFGTEDHGDGRTALVLSPFGKNVWPVKVDRDAKGAFLGDGWPQFVAAHGIGVGWYLVIRHEGCGVLTLKAFNSSFVIKEFGLTITVLSPAEIENAFARKPQFIVPLQRSFMEKMPIPPEFLQRGYISEEDLNRPRPIATFLTSWHIELKKDGPNVFFTGSEWPKFLAYFEIAETDVLLIKYQGCMNFSFETFPNGNNEHTEEKISSSQQSEQSPAAQCQEEEHVSTRRRTQSSGITPGAQSQEEEHVSTRTRKQSNGKTPGAQSQEEEHVCSRKRKQSEVKSMLDGPTTSQHRKKALCELGSTGSQAWLRKEINGLALKRYLHFPARFGFLERCKITLKSVERNKSWEVEGVNYHPGTNRSYNCLTRGWKAFCKENELKAGDVCTFKVIKSTLWHVVIDRC; translated from the exons ATGGGATTGTCAAGTAACTGTGCTAAGACAATCAAGGTCCAGCAGTGTGTGAAATTGTCTGATTCCAACTATCTT CACATCAACGATGAGCTCGCTGGGTGCTTTGGTACCGAAGATCATGGTGATGGGCGGACGGCCCTCGTTCTCAGCCCGTTCGGCAAGAATGTCTGGCCTGTCAAGGTCGACCGAGACGCCAAAGGGGCATTCCTGGGTGATGGGTGGCCACAGTTTGTTGCCGCGCACGGTATTGGCGTTGGCTGGTACTTGGTGATCCGGCATGAAGGGTGCGGCGTGCTCACTCTAAAGGCGTTCAACTCCAGCTTTGTCATTAAAGAGTTCGGCCTAACAATCACTG TTTTGAGCCCAGCCGAGATTGAGAACGCCTTTGCTCGTAAGCCACAGTTCATCGTGCCACTTCAGAGAAGTTTCATGGAAAAGATG CCTATTCCTCCCGAGTTTCTGCAACGAGGATACATCTCGGAAGAAGACCTGAACAGACCGAGACCGATAGCCACTTTTTTAACATCCTGGCATATCGAGCTCAAGAAGGATGGCCCGAATGTCTTCTTCACTGGTTCCGAATGGCCAAAGTTTCTGGCCTACTTTGAAATTGCTGAAACCGATGTCCTGCTGATCAAGTATCAGGGGTGCATGAACTTCTCATTCGAGACCTTCCCAAATGGGAATAATGAGCACACCGAGGAAAAAATAAGCTCGTCTCAGCAAAGCGAGCAAT CACCTGCAGCACAATGCCAAGAGGAAGAACATGTTTCCACTCGGAGAAGGACACAAAGCAGTGGCATAA CACCTGGAGCACAAAGCCAAGAGGAAGAACATGTTTCCACTCGGACAAGGAAACAAAGCAATGGCAAAA CACCTGGAGCACAAAGCCAAGAGGAAGAACATGTTTGCAGCCGGAAAAGGAAACAAAGCGAAGTCAAAAGCATGCTAGACGGACCCACAACTTCACAACACCGAAAGAAGGCTCTCTGTGAGCTTGGGTCGACGGGATCACAGGCTTGGTTAAGGAAGGAGATCAACGGACTCGCGCTTAAAAGATATCTT CATTTTCCAGCACGCTTCGGATTCCTGGAGCGTTgcaagatcacgctcaagtccgTGGAGAGGAACAAGTCTTGGGAGGTGGAAGGTGTCAACTACCATCCAGGCACCAACAGGTCTTATAATTGTCTTACGAGAGGCTGGAAGGCCTTCTGTAAGGAGAACGAGCTCAAGGCAGGAGACGTCTGCACCTTCAAAGTCATCAAGAGCACGCTGTGGCATGTTGTCATCGACCGCTGCTAG